The Macellibacteroides fermentans genome contains the following window.
TGCGAAACTACATCTTTTATTTCTTTTATTATCAACTATCAGCCTTTAATTTCCCAAAATTACCACCGGCCATGCCCTTGTCCGCCTCTGTCGAATCTTCTTTCACGCATGCCATCTCTCATACCTTCGGGTCTCTCGCCCGGCATGTTTCCTCCTTTTCCTCCAAAAAGGTTGAATCGGTAGGTGAACGACGCAAGGAAGTAGCTTGTAAGGCTGTTGTTGATAGATTCAGTGATGGCCGTTTCTGACACAGAACGGCTTATGTTTTGTCTTTGTTGGAGGATATCGTAGATACGGAAGGCTATCATTCCGGCATTTTTCAATACTGATTTCTGTATATTGGCATTCCATATTGTCTGATTCTGACTGTATCCGGCGGAATATCCAGAACTGGTTTGATAACCTATATCACTTGAAAGAGAAATACTGAGCGGCAGAAACAAAGTAACATTGCCGTTTACACGGTAGGTAAATACATCCTGGTTGCTGCTGGTCTTGGCTGTACTTCGAACACCGTTGTACCCGATAGAGCCGTTGGTTGCCAGTTCGATTACCGGTGTAATAAACCGTATACCCAGATTCTGATTCAATATGGAATTCTTTGTTATATTCTTGGTCGGGATTGTAGCCAACCGGTCGGATGTGTAACCCACGTGGTTGTTAAAGCTGAATCTGGTAAATGAATTAAACCGGAATTTGGTTGAAAAAGGAAGGTTGGTCATCAGAAAAGCCGATGTATTCCAAACCCCGTTCACATTGTCGTAAGTAGTCTCTCTTTTACCAGAGCCATCTTCGGCATAAATTACTTTCGAAACAATGCTGTTGTTTGTGGTGCTACCTTCCAGACTTGCCATGATTGACCGCTGCGACTTGCGTTCCATCAACTGTAAGCGAACTTCCAGCGACTGACTGAAACTGGGTTTCAGTCCGGCATTTCCATACCGGATGTTGCTGGGATTTGAATCATCTATGGTTTCGTCAAGCTGACTGAGGTCTGGTTGAGAGGTATTGGTCCGGTAGTTTATACGCAGATTCTTTTCTCTGGAGAAATTATACTGAAACCTTGCAGTGGGAGCCCAGTTTGTAACCGATCGGCTTAATACCTTATTTTCCGATTCAACAAGATATGAACGCCTGCTGGTTGATTTCTGAGGTTCGATATTCACGCCAAGCTGGTATTCGTATTTATCTCTTACGGTACGGAAGCTTGCCTGAATCTGCTGACGGATATTGTCGTTTTCAAAGTTGTTGGTCAGACTGATGCTTTCATCCAATTCACCGATCAGATCCTCTTCCGATTTACGAGCATAGGTTTTTTTATCGCTTTCTCTGTTGTTAAACCTATAAGAGTAAGATAACTGCAGAAACCGGTTGGTAAACACCGGCTCTACGTACGAGGCATACACCCGGTAATTATAAGACGATGTGATATTTTCAACCCTGCGGATAAGGTCTGTATTATTCGCATCCGGATTGATGGTGTATATGGCGGTAGAGCGTGAAAACGATTCCGATTCATTTTCACCCACCGTTCCGCTTACACTCAGGTTAAACCTTCTGCCGGGCTTGTTTTTAAAAGAATGGCTATAGTCCACGTCCATTCCTCCACTTTGTGAAGATGATTCTGAAGACGACTTAGAATTACTTTTATTCAGGAAATCTTCCGGATTTCCTGCTTCCGTATAGGTGTTGTTATCGCTTTGCGAAAAGGAGTTCGATTTGGAATAGCCTGCTCTGGGCTTGAAGCGGAATGTATTATATTCGTCGGGTTTCCATTCCAGACGAAACTCTGTATTGAAATCGTCTGTTTCAGAAAGGTTGAATGAATTTCTGTCGGAGAACTGAGATGAATTACTCAGAAATGTTTCGGTGTAACTTTTGGATTCGGCGTCTGTATTCCGGAACGAATACTGTCCGCTTCCCTCAATCTTAAGCTTGGGACTGGTTTCTGTACCTACAGAGAAATTGAGAGATCCGGCTTCGGTATTTCCATTTCCTCCACCGTAACTACGGTTTCCACCTCGTCCGGAATTGGTATTGCCCACATTGCCGATAACCGAATAGACGTTATTACCTACAAACCGGTTGAACATACCGTTTCCTTCGTATCGTTCTTTATTTCCAACACCGGCACCGAAGTTACCCAACCATCCCTTTTTCCGTTCGGGTTTAATCTGCAGATTGATAATCGTTTCCTCTTCACCATCGCTTATTCCTGTAAGCCGTTCCATCTCCGATTTACGTTCCACAACCTGAAGTTTATCAATCATGTCTGCCGTGAGATTTTTGGTAGCCATGGTTGGATCATCAGCAAAAAACTCTTTACCGTCTACTAGGATTTTCTTTACCTGTTTTCCTCCGGCGGTTATCTTTCCATCGCTTGCTACTTCAACACCCGGCAATTTTTTTAATAAATCTTCAACCACGGCATTCTCTTGTGTTTTGAAAGCCTCCGGATTATATTCTACCGTATCATTCCTGATCACCATTTCGGCAGCCTTTCCTACCACAGTTACACCATCCAGTAAAACATTGTCGGTCGACAGTTTTATAACCCCCAACGTATGTTTGTTATTTTGAGATGTTATACGGATGTTTTTTGTGTTTGCAACATATCCGATATAGGATGATTTGACTACGTAATTACCATTTTTTATCTGATTGATGCTGAAGTTTCCATTGGAAGAAGTAACGGCACCTTTTGCCATCGAACTATCAGGAAGATTTAACACAACAACTGTAGCGTGTTCTATGGGCTTGTTGAATTCATCTACAACTTGTCCGGAAATTGTACCCGAAGATTGGGCAAAAGACACTGAACTGAAAGCAGACAAAAGCAAAATAAGAAATGACTTTTTCAAAATAAGTAGAATTAAAACCTGTGAATAATCAATTATCTTTAAACTAAGATAGAAACAAAACGAAAAGGTTTAATCGGAAGGAAAGTATTTCGTGTTTTTATTCTTATTTTTACGGTTCGAGTTAAGCTGATCTTTCAGCAAGACTTGCTTTTAACCTTAAATTTGTTCATCCTATTATGATAACACGAAGAGATTTTATTAAGGTAGCGGCAGCTGGCGGGGCTTTGGCTACGTTGGGAGATATGCCGGAAGCAAAGGCAGCAGTGAAGACTATTGTGCCCGATCCGGCTTATTGTTATGAATCAGAAAAGAAAATACCTGTTATAGCCGAGGTCGATCTGGTTGTGGTTGGTGGAAGCTCGGCTGCAGTAGCTGCGGCGACTGCAGCATCCAAAGCGGGAAGAAAGGTTTTCCTTTTTACCCCGCTTTCGTATCTGGGTGACGATATTTGCGGTTCGTTTCAATACCATCTTAAGAAGGACGAAAAACCGGTGACGGCTCTTTCTCAAAAAATCTTTGTGCAAAAGAAGGAGCCAACGCCGTTGCATGTTAAGCAAATCCTTGAAAATGAACTGATAGACAATGATGTTGTCTTTCTATATAATTGCTTCTTAACCAATGTGCTTCAGGATAACAACCATGCAGCAGCCGGTGTGGTCTTTGCCAATCGATCCGGACGGCAGGCGGTTGCCTGCAAAGGAGTGATCGATGCAACTTTAACGGCTGTAGCTGCACGTATGTTCGGACTGCAATTCTCTCCGTTTGTTACGGGCAAACAACGTTTTGAATTTACTGTTGTGGGTAACTCGATCAAAAAAGCTCCCGAACTTCTGTCGGCCGAACTTTTACCATATAAGATGAAAGCCAAGGGGAAGGAGTTCCCGGTTGTAAACTATGCGTTTGAACATGAACTGAAAAGTGACACTTATGCATCACTTATGGAGGTTGAGCAGAAGATCCGGGATATCACCTGGGACGCAGATCAGGGAGATAGTTCCGATCTGCTGTGGTATGTGCCGCAACAGAAAATTATTGGTCAGCAATCCTATACTAATACATTTACATCTGTACGGGATATTCCGCTGCAAGCCTTTACCCCTCAAAACAAGAAAAATATCTGGATTCTGGGACCTTCGCTGGATGCCGATCGTAAGATTGCCGAGGTACTGATGCGACCGGTTAACGCATTGCTTCTGGGAGATATTATGGGTGAATTGGTTGCGGCCCGGTTAGCAGATACTTCAATGCCATCAGAACTGCACACGGTACAAAGTAATGCCATGGCATCGGATTATGGTCTGGTGGGCGAATTGCTTAATCCGCTTCGGCCTTCCATGCGTTTTGGATTTGCTCAATCGGAAAGGGGGGCATTGCCTGTATTGGGTACTTACGACGTTGTTATCTTAGGCGGAGGAACTGTGGGTGCTCCTGCCGGTATAGCTGCGTCCCGTCAGGGTGCCAGAACATTGGTTATTGAACAACTGCACGGATTAGGAGGTATGGGAACGCTCGGATTGATAGGCCGCTATTGGGATGGATACCGGGATGGGTTCTCTTCCGAAATAGATTTGGGGGTAAAGAATATGGCGCCAGAAGATCATCCCCGTCAGCAAAAGAACTGGAAAAACGATTACAACTCCGATTGGAAGCAGGAGTGGTATCGCCGGGAAATACGCCGTGCCGGAGGCGAAATCTGGTTCGGCGCCATTGGATGTGGCGCAGTGATAAAGAATAATGTGATTACCGGAGTGGTGGTAGCTACCCCTTGGGGCAGAGGTGTTATCTTGTGCCGTACGGTTATCGACAGTACAGGTAGTGCTGATATTGCCATTGCTGCAGGGGCTCCATTCGAATATACCGGAAAAAGAAGTATTGCCGTACAGGGTGCGGGATTGTCTCATATATCTCCGACCGACTATTACAATAACAACGACTGGGCTTTTATCGATGATTCGGATATGCTTGACGTAACTCGTATGTTTGTACAGGCCAAGGTTAAGAACGAGGGAGCATACGATATTGTAAAACTTCCTCAAACCAGAGAGCGCCGACGTGTTATTGGCGACCATATCGTATCTGTTTACGATGTACTTAATCATCGTCGTTATCCGGATACCATTTCGTATCATAAAAGTTCCTTCGATACCCATGGGATGATTGTTGACCCCTTTTTTATTTTAAGTCCGCCTTTGGCCCGTCATACCATTTACGAAGCAGATGTTCCGTTGCGTAGTCTGCTTCCGTCAGGGTTGGACGGCATTCTTACTACCGGATTAGGAGCCAGCGCCCATCGGGATGCCATGCCAGTGATCCGTATGCAATCGTGCCTGCAGAATCAGGGGTATGCCGTAGGTTATCTGGCCGCATTGGCCGCAAAAGAGAATAAGACGGTCCGGAAAGTCGACTTCAAGAAAGTGCAACGTCATCTGGTCGGTATAGGTAATTTACCCCAAAGGGTATTAACCGACAAGGAGTTCAAAGGTTTTTCCAATAAGGAGATGGAGCTTGCAGCACAAAGTATTCCCGATGATTTTAAAGGATTGGAAAAGCTGCTTACCGACACCAAACGATGTATCCCATTGGTAAACAAACAGCTTTCACTATGCTCCGATGCCGAGGCTAAGGTGAAATATGCAAGCATACTTTGTATCTTAGGCGAAAGCAGTCATGTTACTTTGTTGGAAGATAAAATCAAGTCTTACCCGCAATGGGATAAAGGATGGCATTATACGGGTATGGGGCAGTTTGGTATGAGTATGAGCACCCTCGATGCCCTTATCATCGCCTTGGGAAAAGCGAAACAGACCTCATCACTTCCTGTTATTCTGGAAAAGGCCCGATTGCTGGAGCCGGATGACTATTTCTCTCACTTTAGGGCTATTGCTTTGGCTACTGAATCGATCCGCTCCGGAGAGGCAGTCGCTGTATTGGCCGAATTGCTTTCCAAACCGGGTATCAGGTACCATCACATAGCCAACTTAAAAGATGCCCGGAACCGGGTAGTTCCGGGATCGGACGATGTTAGTACCCGTAACAGGGCGCTCAAGGAGCTGCATCTTGCCCGGGCATTGTACGGTTGTGGCGATCAAGATGGAATGGGAGAGAAGATACTGAAAAAATATGCCGAAGGTTTACAGGGACATTATGCCCGCTATGCGAATGAGATTTTACAAGATCAAATCTGATTTTCTCGAATTTGATCTGTTATCTATCATTTTTAGGGTTAAATTGTTGTATGACAGGGTGATGTTTAATGACAGATGGGGGTGATAGATGCAATTTGATCTGTCATCTGTCAGCTTTGAAAAATGTAGGCAAACGGCTGTTATGTAATGCTTATGGCTTATGTAACAGCCGTTTGTGTGCCATTTATGTCTTGTTTTGTCACAGAGACTTGTTTAGGTACTGGGTGGCGTTTTTGGATCCTATCTTAGTGATTTTATCTTCTTGGACCAGGCTTTTCAGCTCTTTCAGGGCTTTTTGCCTGCTGCAATAGGTAAGATTCATATACTCTGTGGTAGTGAGATTTAGCTTTTGTTCGAAATGCTTTTTTAGCCGCAACTCCTTTTCTGCCTGACTCAGATTGGGTACTGTTACGGATTGGGCGCGGGTAACCTCCATGGTTGAGAGCTTGTCTTTCAATTCTTGTGAGCACCTGAAATTCACGTGACTGAAGTGTACGGATTCACTCCGTATTTCGTTTTTCTCCATTACCGGCCTCGACTTAAGGGATACGCTGAAATAGCCAATGTTATTCAGATTTACATTGTAACCTTCTCTCAGCGTTTCCTGCAAAAGATCGGAAATAACCAATAAGGCGCTTTTGATGGTGGCAGGCGACAGGCTGCTTCGGCCTTGTGCGCGGTCGGCCAACTGCTCGATGCTAAGCGTTCCAAGTGATTTGATGCGGGGGTGTAATGGTTTTAGTTCTTCGCTATTAGCTGGGTCTGGGTTACGTACTAACTTATAATTTGCGGCCATACAGTTGTTTTTTATTGGTTTTAAGGTGAACAATTCTTTCTGATACTTGCATAAGCTGGTCATACTTTAGCTGATAAACAGTCATTCTACAGTTGAGGTATTATCATTCACCAACTGTGGAATGATCATACTACAGCCGCAGTATAACAAAAGTATGCTTTGTAAAGATACAATTAATTATTGTATCTGCCTTACTTATACGTATAGAAATGGCTAATAAACAGAAGCATTCGTTAAAAGGGTGCTTTCGCTTGCAGACAGAGCTCTTGTCCGGTTACCGGATGCCTGAATGAAAGACTCTCGGCATGAAGATAGAGTCGGCCGCCCCCTTTCCCATAAAGGGAATCGCCCACAATGGGAGCATTCAACCCGGAAGGGTGCGCCGCATGAACACGTAACTGGTGAGTACGGCCCGTCTGGGGATGAAAAGCCACCCGGGTACCAT
Protein-coding sequences here:
- a CDS encoding TonB-dependent receptor — its product is MKKSFLILLLSAFSSVSFAQSSGTISGQVVDEFNKPIEHATVVVLNLPDSSMAKGAVTSSNGNFSINQIKNGNYVVKSSYIGYVANTKNIRITSQNNKHTLGVIKLSTDNVLLDGVTVVGKAAEMVIRNDTVEYNPEAFKTQENAVVEDLLKKLPGVEVASDGKITAGGKQVKKILVDGKEFFADDPTMATKNLTADMIDKLQVVERKSEMERLTGISDGEEETIINLQIKPERKKGWLGNFGAGVGNKERYEGNGMFNRFVGNNVYSVIGNVGNTNSGRGGNRSYGGGNGNTEAGSLNFSVGTETSPKLKIEGSGQYSFRNTDAESKSYTETFLSNSSQFSDRNSFNLSETDDFNTEFRLEWKPDEYNTFRFKPRAGYSKSNSFSQSDNNTYTEAGNPEDFLNKSNSKSSSESSSQSGGMDVDYSHSFKNKPGRRFNLSVSGTVGENESESFSRSTAIYTINPDANNTDLIRRVENITSSYNYRVYASYVEPVFTNRFLQLSYSYRFNNRESDKKTYARKSEEDLIGELDESISLTNNFENDNIRQQIQASFRTVRDKYEYQLGVNIEPQKSTSRRSYLVESENKVLSRSVTNWAPTARFQYNFSREKNLRINYRTNTSQPDLSQLDETIDDSNPSNIRYGNAGLKPSFSQSLEVRLQLMERKSQRSIMASLEGSTTNNSIVSKVIYAEDGSGKRETTYDNVNGVWNTSAFLMTNLPFSTKFRFNSFTRFSFNNHVGYTSDRLATIPTKNITKNSILNQNLGIRFITPVIELATNGSIGYNGVRSTAKTSSNQDVFTYRVNGNVTLFLPLSISLSSDIGYQTSSGYSAGYSQNQTIWNANIQKSVLKNAGMIAFRIYDILQQRQNISRSVSETAITESINNSLTSYFLASFTYRFNLFGGKGGNMPGERPEGMRDGMRERRFDRGGQGHGRW
- a CDS encoding FAD-dependent oxidoreductase; translated protein: MITRRDFIKVAAAGGALATLGDMPEAKAAVKTIVPDPAYCYESEKKIPVIAEVDLVVVGGSSAAVAAATAASKAGRKVFLFTPLSYLGDDICGSFQYHLKKDEKPVTALSQKIFVQKKEPTPLHVKQILENELIDNDVVFLYNCFLTNVLQDNNHAAAGVVFANRSGRQAVACKGVIDATLTAVAARMFGLQFSPFVTGKQRFEFTVVGNSIKKAPELLSAELLPYKMKAKGKEFPVVNYAFEHELKSDTYASLMEVEQKIRDITWDADQGDSSDLLWYVPQQKIIGQQSYTNTFTSVRDIPLQAFTPQNKKNIWILGPSLDADRKIAEVLMRPVNALLLGDIMGELVAARLADTSMPSELHTVQSNAMASDYGLVGELLNPLRPSMRFGFAQSERGALPVLGTYDVVILGGGTVGAPAGIAASRQGARTLVIEQLHGLGGMGTLGLIGRYWDGYRDGFSSEIDLGVKNMAPEDHPRQQKNWKNDYNSDWKQEWYRREIRRAGGEIWFGAIGCGAVIKNNVITGVVVATPWGRGVILCRTVIDSTGSADIAIAAGAPFEYTGKRSIAVQGAGLSHISPTDYYNNNDWAFIDDSDMLDVTRMFVQAKVKNEGAYDIVKLPQTRERRRVIGDHIVSVYDVLNHRRYPDTISYHKSSFDTHGMIVDPFFILSPPLARHTIYEADVPLRSLLPSGLDGILTTGLGASAHRDAMPVIRMQSCLQNQGYAVGYLAALAAKENKTVRKVDFKKVQRHLVGIGNLPQRVLTDKEFKGFSNKEMELAAQSIPDDFKGLEKLLTDTKRCIPLVNKQLSLCSDAEAKVKYASILCILGESSHVTLLEDKIKSYPQWDKGWHYTGMGQFGMSMSTLDALIIALGKAKQTSSLPVILEKARLLEPDDYFSHFRAIALATESIRSGEAVAVLAELLSKPGIRYHHIANLKDARNRVVPGSDDVSTRNRALKELHLARALYGCGDQDGMGEKILKKYAEGLQGHYARYANEILQDQI
- a CDS encoding HU family DNA-binding protein, with the translated sequence MAANYKLVRNPDPANSEELKPLHPRIKSLGTLSIEQLADRAQGRSSLSPATIKSALLVISDLLQETLREGYNVNLNNIGYFSVSLKSRPVMEKNEIRSESVHFSHVNFRCSQELKDKLSTMEVTRAQSVTVPNLSQAEKELRLKKHFEQKLNLTTTEYMNLTYCSRQKALKELKSLVQEDKITKIGSKNATQYLNKSL